A region of Anoplopoma fimbria isolate UVic2021 breed Golden Eagle Sablefish chromosome 24, Afim_UVic_2022, whole genome shotgun sequence DNA encodes the following proteins:
- the rabgef1 gene encoding rab5 GDP/GTP exchange factor encodes MSQRTERRGGIHVDQSDLLCKKGCGYYGNAAWQGLCSKCWREEYQRVRQKQIQDDWALAEKLQREEEAAYASSHGPQTQSHAQSAAPQPHPGHASLGPFSKFEEKKTNEKTRKVTTVKKFFSPSSRTASKKDTPEGKTPSPSISRRASFETDQVSKDFVDFLKNLQKPGREIQKQCRAFIVTMSGKKDLGADELSECVQDFYQNLADRLMGHYKASSESVEQVMDQVEKYIMTRLYKSVFCPETTDDEKKDLATQSRIRALHWVTIEMLCVSMDEEIPEVSENVVKAITDVIEMDSKRVPRDKLGCITRCSKQIFSAIRITKNEPASADDFLPALIYIVLKANPPRLQSNIQYITRFCNPSRLMTGEDGYYFTNLCCATAFIEKLDAQSLNLSPEEFERYMSGQASPRGNSSEGDWNRTEPPPAPINPVLAQLNNNLEALSGLSSRQETLMEAAQSLQADLLSWPESVQREVHGILEKYPLEVLSRTVSAIDDDNDADNENLPPPLTPQVFAG; translated from the exons ATGAGTCAGCGGACGGAACGACGCGGGGGGATACACGTGGACCAATCGGACCTGCTGTGCAAAAAAGGATGCGGTTACTACGGCAACGCGGCCTGGCAGGGCCTGTGCTCCAAGTGCTGGAGGGAGGAGTACCAGCGGGTACGGCAGAAACAGATCCAGGACGACTGGGCCTTGGCAGAAAA GCTGCagcgggaggaggaggcagcatATGCCAGTAGTCATGGACCGCAGACACAGTCCCACGCCCAGTCTGCCGCACCGCAACCACACCCGGGGCACGCCTCCCTGGGACCCTTCTCCAAGTTTGAGGAGAAGAAGACCAACGAGAAGACACGGAAAGTGACCACGGTGAAGAAGTTCTTCAGCCCCTCGTCACGCACTGCTTCCAAGAAAG ACACTCCAGAGGGCAAAACACCCAGTCCGTCAATCAGCCGCCGTGCCAGCTTCGAGACAGACCAGGTGTCCAAGGACTTTGTGGACTTCCTGAAAAACCTCCAAAAGCCCGGCCGGGAGATCCAGAAGCAGTGCCGGGCCTTCATTGTGACCATGTCGGGCAAGAAG GACCTGGGTGCTGACGAGCTGTCGGAGTGCGTTCAGGATTTCTACCAGAACTTGGCCGACCGTCTGATGGGTCACTATAAAG CCTCTTCAGAGTCTGTGGAGCAGGTGATGGACCAAGTGGAAAAGTACATAATGACTCGTCTGTACAAGAGCGTGTTCTGTCCAGAAACCACTGATGATGAGAAGAAGGACTTGGCCACACAGAGCAGGATAAG GGCGTTACACTGGGTGACCATCgagatgctgtgtgtgtctatggATGAAGAAATCCCTGAAGTCTCTGAGAATGTGGTCAAAGCGATAACAG ACGTCATTGAGATGGACTCGAAGAGGGTTCCTCGGGACAAACTTGGGTGCATCACGCGTTGCAGCAAACAAATCTTCAGCGCCATCAGGATCACCAAGAACGAGCCGGCGTCAGCTGACGACTTTCTGCCCGCGCTCATTTACATCGTGCTCAAAGCCAACCCTCCACGACTTCAGTCCAACATCCAGTACATCACCCGCTTCTGTAACCCCAGCAGGCTGATGACCGGAGAGGATGGATACTACTTCACCAACCtg tgCTGTGCCACGGCCTTCATCGAGAAGTTGGACGCTCAGTCCCTCAACCTTTCCCCGGAGGAGTTTGAGCGCTACATGTCGGGCCAAGCCTCGCCGCGAGGCAACAGCTCAGAGGGCGACTGGAACCGCACAGAACCGCCACCGGCCCCCATCAACCCCGTCCTGGCTCAGCTCAACAACAACCTGGAGGCGCTGTCTGGCCTCAGCAGCCGGCAGGAGACGCTGATGGAGGCGGCTCAGAGCCTGCAGGCCGACCTCCTCTCCTGGCCTGAAAGCGTGCAGCGGGAGGTGCACGGCATCCTGGAGAAATACCCTCTGGAGGTTCTGTCCCGCACCGTTTCTGCCATCGACGACGACAACGACGCGGACAACGAGAACCTGCCGCCGCCACTCACGCCCCAGGTGTTCGCTGGGTAG